A portion of the Lolium rigidum isolate FL_2022 chromosome 1, APGP_CSIRO_Lrig_0.1, whole genome shotgun sequence genome contains these proteins:
- the LOC124684970 gene encoding protein MEI2-like 2, whose translation MDPRSPAPFSPPGFAVPLTVKKRQTAGSSNPWGVPPAPQSNARNGLSGDTSIFSTSLPVLPHEKLISPDSAHGTPLVMDDASAKLKDFDHDPLGNDDYKFDFDLRQIDDLLPDEDDLFAGITNEIEPSAAQPNNPAEELEEFDVFGSGGGMELDSDPLESITSGLGNTSIGDGLRGSNGVNNNFGLSNSPGAVAGEHPFGEHPSRTLFVRNINSNVEDSELRSLFEQFGDIRTLYTATKHRGFVMISYFDIRAARGAMRSLQNKPLRRRKLDIHFSIPKENPSDKDLNQGTLVIFNLDPSVSNEEVRQIFGAYGEVKEIRETPNKKHHKFIEFYDVRAAEAALRSLNKSEIAGKRIKLEPSRPGGTRRSLVQQLGHELEQDEPRGYRNPHVGSPMANSPPGVWAQYGSPTDSNLLQAFNNSPTGNGMSPIGISPSMMSNAMKIAPIGKDSNWSKYDQVFSNSNHSLGAAFQHSQSYQDHKSEHMSSSPGTLTGPEFLWGSPKPYPEHSQSSMWRPPSIGHAMSSSSRPQGQGYLYGSRQASLFGSSDQNRHHVGSAPSGAPFESHFGFLPESPETSFMNQVRFGNIGNIGTNRNGGGLMMNMASRASLNPVSSLSGSLSDNNSANFRPILSSPRLSQPFFGNPTYQGPGYFGLDSSMDRGRNRRVDSSVFQADSKKQYQLDLEKIRKGEDTRTTLMIKNIPNKYTSKMLLAAIDELHKGTYDFFYLPIDFKNKCNVGYAFINMISPVHIISFYQAFNGKKWEKFNSEKVASLAYGRIQGRNALISHFQNSSLMNEDKRCRPILFHSNGPETGNQEPFPNGICIHMPLDGGAVASREPLGYEEDDNPNDKMAGESSMMGSL comes from the exons ATGGACCCTCGGTCGCCGGCCCCGTTCAGTCCACCAG GTTTTGCGGTGCCGCTCACGGTCAAGAAGCGGCAGACGGCGGGCAGCAGCAACCCGTGGGGAGTCCCTCCGGCGCCGCAGTCCAACGCGCGCAATGGCCTCAGCGGCGACACAAGCATCTTCTCCACCTCGCTGCCTGTTCTTCCGCATGAAAAAT TAATCTCTCCTGATTCTGCGCATGGCACACCTCTGGTGATGGACGACGCCTCTGCAAAGCTCAAGGACTTCGACCATGATCCTCTAGGGAACGATGACTACAAGTTCGACTTTGATCTCCGGCAAATCGACGACTTGCTGCCTGATGAAGACGACCTTTTCGCGGGGATCACAAACGAGATCGAGCCGTCGGCTGCGCAGCCAAACAACCCTGCCGAGGAGCTGGAGGAGTTTGATGTGTTTGGCAGTGGAGGGGGCATGGAGCTTGACTCGGACCCTCTGGAGAGCATCACGTCTGGTCTGGGGAACACCAGCATCGGGGATGGGCTCAGAGGCAGCAATGGGGTCAACAACAATTTCGGCCTCTCAAACAGTCCTGGGGCTGTGGCTGGGGAGCATCCCTTTGGGGAGCACCCTTCAAGGACATTGTTTGTCAGGAACATTAATAGCAATGTTGAGGACTCCGAGCTGCGCTCTCTGTTTGAG CAATTTGGGGATATTCGAACCCTTTACACTGCAACAAAGCATAGGGGCTTTGTAATGATATCTTATTTCGATATCCGAGCTGCTCGTGGTGCAATGCGTTCATTGCAGAATAAGCCTCTGAGGAGGAGAAAGCTGGACATACATTTTTCTATCCCAAAG GAGAATCCATCCGACAAAGATTTAAACCAGGGAACTCTTGTTATTTTCAACTTAGATCCATCTGTTTCTAATGAAGAAGTTCGCCAAATTTTCGGAGCATATGGGGAAGTGAAGGAG ATAAGAGAGACGCCTAACAAAAAACACCATAAGTTTATTGAGTTCTATGATGTGAGGGCAGCAGAAGCTGCTCTTCGCTCACTGAATAAGAGCGAGATTGCGGGAAAACGCATCAAATTGGAGCCAAGTCGCCCTGGTGGAACACGCAGAAG CTTGGTACAACAGCTTGGTCATGAACTTGAACAAGATGAACCCAGAGGATATAGGAATCCTCATGTTGGATCGCCTATGGCTAATTCTCCTCCTG GCGTATGGGCTCAATATGGCAGTCCAACCGATAGCAATTTGTTGCAAGCATTTAACAATTCACCTACTGGAAATGGAATGAGCCCTATTGGAATCTCCCCTTCAATGATGTCAAATGCTATGAAGATTGCACCCATCGGGAAGGATAGCAACTGGTCTAAATATGATCAAGTATTCTCAAACAGCAACCACTCCCTTGGTGCTGCATTTCAGCATTCTCAGTCATATCAAGATCACAAAAGTGAGCATATGAGCTCAAGTCCCGGGACTTTAACAGGGCCTGAGTTTCTGTGGGGTAGCCCAAAGCCTTATCCGGAACATTCTCAATCGTCAATGTGGCGCCCACCATCAATTGGTCATGCAATGTCATCTAGTAGCCGCCCTCAGGGTCAAGGCTACTTGTATGGTAGTCGCCAGGCTTCATTGTTTGGATCGTCAGATCAAAACCGTCATCATGTTGGGTCTGCCCCTTCAGGTGCTCCATTCGAGAGTCACTTTGGATTTTTACCTGAATCGCCCGAGACGTCTTTTATGAATCAAGTTAGGTTTGGGAATATTGGGAACATTGGTACTAACCGAAATGGGGGAGGCCTCATGATGAACATGGCTTCTCGTGCTTCTCTAAATcctgtttcttctctaagtggaaGCCTGTCAGATAATAACTCAGCTAACTTCAGGCCAATACTGTCATCACCAAGGTTGAGCCAACCTTTCTTTGGGAATCCTACATATCAAGGGCCTGGTTATTTCGGACTTGACAGCTCAATGGACCGTGGCCGTAACCGCCGGGTTGACAGCAGCGTGTTCCAAGCAGATAGCAAAAAGCAGTATCAGCTTGATTTGGAGAAGATCCGTAAAGGGGAGGATACTCGGACAACATTGATGATTAAAAACATTCCAAACAA GTATACATCTAAAATGCTTTTAGCTGCAATCGATGAGCTCCACAAAGGAACATATGACTTCTTCTACCTGCCAATTGATTTCAAG AACAAATGCAATGTCGGCTATGCGTTCATTAACATGATATCCCCTGTGCACATTATATCTTTCTACCAG GCGTTCAATGGGAAGAAATGGGAGAAGTTTAACAGCGAGAAAGTAGCCTCATTGGCTTATGGTAGGATACAGGGAAGGAACGCACTTATCTCACATTTTCAGAATTCAAGTTTGATGAACGAGGACAAGAGATGCCGCCCCATTCTTTTCCATTCCAATGGGCCAGAGACTGGAAACCAG GAACCATTTCCCAACGGGATCTGCATCCACATGCCTCTGGATGGCGGGGCAGTTGCCAGCAGGGAGCCCCTCGGCTACGAAGAGGATGATAATCCCAACGACAAGATGGCCGGAGAGAGTTCCATGATGGGAAGTTTGTAG
- the LOC124684971 gene encoding signal peptide peptidase-like 2 isoform X2, with amino-acid sequence MAVRRGLFLSVLVALLLLAVPGRAAADDASRSYRGNAASPGCSNKFQLVKVKNWVNGSEGTTLVGLSAAFGASLPATVNEAQKAFSVLTDPLDCCSNVTTKLTNSIAIATRGGCPFTAKAEYAQAAGAAGLLVINDNEELYAMVCNENDTSINVTIPVLMIPQSAGKNLKDLLDQGARVELQLYSPIRPVVELSAGFLLIMAVGTIVCSSLWSEFVACEQVDEHCNQLTRQGMHSCLVTIFSRIFKEWGQKTVEVPFLGEVLTLSVGILPFCTVFAILWVVYRRSSFAWIGQDILGICLMITVLQMARLPNIRVASALLSAAFVYDIFWVFISPLIFHKSVMIAVASGDSSGEAIPMLLRIPRFFDPWGGYDMIGFGDIIFPGLLVAFSYRFDRAGKKGILNGYFMWLTVGYAVGLFLTYLALFLMDGHGQPALLYLVPCTLGLIVVLGWIRGELPDLWNYGRRSENLVEQV; translated from the exons ATGGCGGTCCGCCGCGGCCTCTTCCTGTCCGTACTCGTCGCCCTCCTGCTCCTCGCCGTACCCGGACGCGCGGCGGCCGACGACGCCTCCAGGAGCTACCGCGGCAACGCCGCCTCCCCCGGCTGCTCCAACAAGTTCCAGCTG GTCAAGGTGAAGAATTGGGTGAACGGAAGTGAAGGCACCACTCTTGTTGGACTAAGCGCAGCATTTGGAGCATCCTTGCCTGCAACTGTCAATGAAGCTCAAAAGGCGTTCTCTGTCCTCACGGATCCTCTTGACTGCTGCTCTAATGTGACTACAAAG TTAACAAATTCTATTGCTATTGCAACACGTGGAGGATGTCCTTTCACCGCCAAAGCAGAATATGCACAGGCCGCTGGTGCAGCTGGTTTACTGGTTATAAATGACAATGAAG AGCTTTATGCGATGGTTTGCAATGAGAATGACACTTCGATTAATGTCACGATCCCTGTCCTAATGATACCACAGTCAGCAGGGAAGAATCTGAAGGATTTGTTGGATCAGGGAGCAAGGG TTGAGCTCCAGTTGTATTCGCCAATTCGACCAGTTGTGGAACTTTCAGCAGGCTTCTTATTGATAATGGCTGTAGGAACAATAGTCTGCTCCTCACTTTGGAGTGAATTCGTTGCATGTGAGCAGGTTGATGAGCATTGCAATCAGCTCACACGGCAG GGTATGCATAGTTGCTTGGTGACAATATTCTCTAG GATTTTCAAGGAGTGGGGACAAAAAACTGTAGAAGTCCCCTTTCTTGGGGAAGTCTTGACTTTGTCTGTTGGAATACTACCGTTTTGTACGGTCTTTGCCATTCTATGGGTCGTTTATCGGCGTTCTTCATTTGCTTGGATAGGCCAAGACATCCTT GGTATCTGCTTGATGATAACAGTGCTTCAGATGGCGCGCTTACCTAATATCAGG GTTGCATCAGCTCTTCTTAGTGCTGCATTTGTGTATGACATCTTCTGGGTCTTCATTTCTCCTCTTATATTCCATAAGAGTGTCATGATTGCA GTTGCTAGTGGTGACAGCTCAGGGGAAGCAATTCCAATGCTCCTAAGGATACCTCGTTTCTTTGATCCATGGGGTGGCTATGACATGATTGGCTTTGGTGACATAATTTTCCCTGGATTGCTTGTTGCATTCAGCTACAG ATTTGACAGGGCAGGCAAAAAGGGTATCTTAAATGGATATTTCATGTGGTTGACGGTGGGATATGCTGTTG GCCTTTTCCTTACCTATCTTGCGCTCTTCCTAATGGACGGGCACGGTCAACCAGCGTTGCTATACCTAGTTCCATGTACATTAG GGCTTATTGTTGTGCTTGGTTGGATAAGAGGTGAACTGCCTGACTTGTGGAACTACGGGAGAAGATCGGAGAATTTAGTCGAACAAGTTTGA
- the LOC124684971 gene encoding signal peptide peptidase-like 2 isoform X1: protein MAVRRGLFLSVLVALLLLAVPGRAAADDASRSYRGNAASPGCSNKFQLVKVKNWVNGSEGTTLVGLSAAFGASLPATVNEAQKAFSVLTDPLDCCSNVTTKLTNSIAIATRGGCPFTAKAEYAQAAGAAGLLVINDNEELYAMVCNENDTSINVTIPVLMIPQSAGKNLKDLLDQGARVELQLYSPIRPVVELSAGFLLIMAVGTIVCSSLWSEFVACEQVDEHCNQLTRQEGPNSGTNHRQEKEIFGISAKGAAVFIVVASVFLLLLFYLMSSWVTWVLIVFFCIGGIEGMHSCLVTIFSRIFKEWGQKTVEVPFLGEVLTLSVGILPFCTVFAILWVVYRRSSFAWIGQDILGICLMITVLQMARLPNIRVASALLSAAFVYDIFWVFISPLIFHKSVMIAVASGDSSGEAIPMLLRIPRFFDPWGGYDMIGFGDIIFPGLLVAFSYRFDRAGKKGILNGYFMWLTVGYAVGLFLTYLALFLMDGHGQPALLYLVPCTLGLIVVLGWIRGELPDLWNYGRRSENLVEQV from the exons ATGGCGGTCCGCCGCGGCCTCTTCCTGTCCGTACTCGTCGCCCTCCTGCTCCTCGCCGTACCCGGACGCGCGGCGGCCGACGACGCCTCCAGGAGCTACCGCGGCAACGCCGCCTCCCCCGGCTGCTCCAACAAGTTCCAGCTG GTCAAGGTGAAGAATTGGGTGAACGGAAGTGAAGGCACCACTCTTGTTGGACTAAGCGCAGCATTTGGAGCATCCTTGCCTGCAACTGTCAATGAAGCTCAAAAGGCGTTCTCTGTCCTCACGGATCCTCTTGACTGCTGCTCTAATGTGACTACAAAG TTAACAAATTCTATTGCTATTGCAACACGTGGAGGATGTCCTTTCACCGCCAAAGCAGAATATGCACAGGCCGCTGGTGCAGCTGGTTTACTGGTTATAAATGACAATGAAG AGCTTTATGCGATGGTTTGCAATGAGAATGACACTTCGATTAATGTCACGATCCCTGTCCTAATGATACCACAGTCAGCAGGGAAGAATCTGAAGGATTTGTTGGATCAGGGAGCAAGGG TTGAGCTCCAGTTGTATTCGCCAATTCGACCAGTTGTGGAACTTTCAGCAGGCTTCTTATTGATAATGGCTGTAGGAACAATAGTCTGCTCCTCACTTTGGAGTGAATTCGTTGCATGTGAGCAGGTTGATGAGCATTGCAATCAGCTCACACGGCAG GAAGGACCTAATTCTGGAACAAACCACAGACAAGAAAAGGAAATATTTGGAATCAGCGCCAAGGGAGCTGCTGTTTTTATTGTAGTAGCttcggtttttcttctcctcctgtTCTACCTAATGTCGTCTTGGGTCACCTGGGTGCTGATTGTGTTCTTCTGCATTGGTGGTATTGAG GGTATGCATAGTTGCTTGGTGACAATATTCTCTAG GATTTTCAAGGAGTGGGGACAAAAAACTGTAGAAGTCCCCTTTCTTGGGGAAGTCTTGACTTTGTCTGTTGGAATACTACCGTTTTGTACGGTCTTTGCCATTCTATGGGTCGTTTATCGGCGTTCTTCATTTGCTTGGATAGGCCAAGACATCCTT GGTATCTGCTTGATGATAACAGTGCTTCAGATGGCGCGCTTACCTAATATCAGG GTTGCATCAGCTCTTCTTAGTGCTGCATTTGTGTATGACATCTTCTGGGTCTTCATTTCTCCTCTTATATTCCATAAGAGTGTCATGATTGCA GTTGCTAGTGGTGACAGCTCAGGGGAAGCAATTCCAATGCTCCTAAGGATACCTCGTTTCTTTGATCCATGGGGTGGCTATGACATGATTGGCTTTGGTGACATAATTTTCCCTGGATTGCTTGTTGCATTCAGCTACAG ATTTGACAGGGCAGGCAAAAAGGGTATCTTAAATGGATATTTCATGTGGTTGACGGTGGGATATGCTGTTG GCCTTTTCCTTACCTATCTTGCGCTCTTCCTAATGGACGGGCACGGTCAACCAGCGTTGCTATACCTAGTTCCATGTACATTAG GGCTTATTGTTGTGCTTGGTTGGATAAGAGGTGAACTGCCTGACTTGTGGAACTACGGGAGAAGATCGGAGAATTTAGTCGAACAAGTTTGA
- the LOC124684972 gene encoding LOW QUALITY PROTEIN: signal peptide peptidase-like 2 (The sequence of the model RefSeq protein was modified relative to this genomic sequence to represent the inferred CDS: deleted 1 base in 1 codon) translates to MAVRRGLFLSVLVALLLLAVPGRAAADDASRSYRGNAASPGCSNKFQLVKVKNWVNGSEGTTLVGLSAAFGASLPATVNEARKAFSVLTDPLDCCSNVTTKLTNSIAIATRGGCPFTAKAENAQAAGAAGLLVINDSEELYAMVCNENDTSINVTIPVLMIPQSAGKNLKDLLDQGARVELQLYSPIRPVVELSAGFLLIMAVGTIVCSSLWSEFVACEQVDEHYNQLTRQEGPNSGTNHRQEKEIFEISAKGAAVFIVVASVFLLLLFYLMSSWVTWVLIVFFCIGGIEGMHSCLVTIFSRIFKEWGQKTVEVPFLGEVLTLSVGILPFCTVFAILWVVYRRSSFAWIGQDILGIRLMITVLQMARLPNIRVASALLSAAFVYDIFWVFISPLIFHESVMIAVASGDSSGEAIPMLLRIPRFFDPWGGYDMIGFGDIIFPGLLVAFSYRFDRAGKKGILNGYFLWLTVGYAVGLFLTYLALFLMDGHGQPALLYLVPCTLGLIVVLGWIRGELPDLWNYGRRSENLVEQV, encoded by the exons ATGGCGGTCCGCCGCGGCCTCTTCCTGTCCGTACTCGTCGCCCTCCTGCTCCTCGCCGTACCCGGACGCGCGGCGGCCGACGACGCCTCCAGGAGCTACCGCGGCAACGCCGCCTCCCCCGGCTGCTCCAACAAGTTCCAGCTG GTCAAGGTGAAGAATTGGGTGAACGGAAGTGAAGGCACCACTCTTGTTGGACTAAGCGCAGCATTTGGAGCATCCTTGCCCGCAACTGTCAATGAAGCTCGAAAGGCGTTCTCTGTCCTCACGGATCCTCTTGACTGCTGCTCTAATGTGACTACAAAG TTAACAAATTCTATTGCTATTGCAACACGCGGAGGATGTCCTTTCACTGCCAAAGCAGAAAATGCACAGGCAGCTGGTGCAGCTGGTTTACTGGTTATAAATGACAGTGAAG AGCTTTATGCGATGGTTTGCAATGAGAATGACACTTCGATTAATGTCACGATCCCTGTCCTAATGATACCACAGTCAGCAGGGAAGAATCTGAAGGATTTGTTGGATCAGGGAGCAAGGG TTGAGCTCCAGTTGTATTCGCCAATTCGACCAGTTGTGGAACTTTCAGCAGGCTTCTTATTGATAATGGCTGTGGGAACAATAGTCTGCTCCTCACTTTGGAGTGAATTCGTTGCATGTGAGCAGGTTGATGAGCATTATAATCAGCTCACACGGCAG GAAGGACCTAATTCTGGAACAAACCACAGACAAGAAAAGGAAATATTTGAAATCAGCGCCAAGGGAGCTGCTGTTTTTATTGTAGTAGCTTCGGTTTTCCTTCTCCTCCTGTTCTACTTAATGTCGTCTTGGGTCACCTGGGTGCTGATCGTGTTCTTCTGCATTGGTGGTATTGAG GGTATGCATAGTTGCTTGGTGACAATATTCTCTAG GATTTTCAAGGAGTGGGGACAAAAAACTGTAGAAGTCCCCTTTCTTGGGGAAGTCTTGACCTTGTCTGTTGGAATACTACCGTTTTGTACGGTCTTTGCCATTCTATGGGTCGTTTATCGGCGTTCTTCATTTGCTTGGATAGGCCAAGACATCCTT GGTATCCGCTTGATGATAACG GTGCTTCAGATGGCGCGCTTACCTAATATCAGG GTTGCATCAGCTCTTCTTAGTGCTGCATTTGTGTATGACATCTTCTGGGTCTTCATTTCTCCTCTTATATTCCATGAGAGTGTCATGATTGCA GTTGCTAGTGGTGACAGCTCAGGGGAAGCAATTCCAATGCTCCTAAGGATACCTCGTTTCTTTGATCCATGGGGTGGCTATGACATGATTGGCTTTGGTGACATAATTTTCCCTGGATTGCTTGTTGCTTTCAGCTACAG ATTTGACAGGGCAGGCAAAAAGGGTATCTTAAATGGATATTTCCTGTGGTTAACGGTGGGATATGCTGTTG GCCTTTTCCTTACCTATCTTGCGCTCTTCCTAATGGATGGGCACGGTCAACCAGCGTTGCTATACCTAGTTCCATGTACATTAG GGCTTATTGTTGTGCTTGGTTGGATAAGAGGTGAACTGCCTGACTTGTGGAACTACGGGAGAAGATCGGAGAATTTAGTCGAACAAGTTTGA